The following coding sequences are from one Pristis pectinata isolate sPriPec2 chromosome 18, sPriPec2.1.pri, whole genome shotgun sequence window:
- the metrnla gene encoding meteorin-like protein: MLNTVLDSLIAVLLVCKAATSQYSSNQCSWKGSGLTHNAHSRDVEQVYLRCSEGSLEWLYPTGALRVNLRTNIATSYKDLTVCIKPFKDSKGANIYLEKVGDLKLLMTEEDHVPSKVYCFGMDQGALFIQATPQMDISRKITGFQYELFKDRTVADLRNAPASCRPCNDKEVLLAACTSDLVIRGTIRSVSHDQQQEESRIDIFADKIYRQKNKTFQPIGKSGKWLGYIKTLLHCGVKEGEGDFLFTGSMHFGEAQLGCAPRYKDFRRIYKEARDKGENPCELTTD; encoded by the exons atgttaaatacgGTGTTGGACTCGCTGATCGCGGTGCTCCTGGTTTGCAAAGCGGCTACCTCGCAGTACTCCAGCAACCAATGTAGCTGGAAGGGAAG TGGTTTAACGCACAATGCTCACTCCAGAGATGTAGAACAAGTGTACCTGCGCTGTTCTGAAGGTTCATTGGAATGGTTGTATCCTACTGGAGCCCTGAGGGTTAACTTAAGAACCAATATAGCAACATCTTACAAAGATTTGACTGTCTGCATTAAACCGTTCAAAGATTCCAAGGGAGCTAATATTTATTTAGAAAAGGTTGGTGATCTGAAACTTCTTATGACTGAAGAGGACCACGTCCCAAGCAAAGTGTACTGTTTTGGCATGGATCAGGGGGCACTCTTTATCCAAGCCACCCCTCAGATGGACATAAGCAGAAAAATCACTGGTTTTCAGTATGAATTATTTAAAGACAGGACTGTTGCAGATTTACGCAATGCACCAG CTTCTTGTCGCCCATGCAATGACAAGGAAGTCCTCCTCGCTGCCTGCACCAGTGATTTGG tgATCAGAGGAACCATTCGTTCTGTGTCACATGATCAACAGCAGGAAGAATCAAGGATAGATATATTTGCAGACAAGATTTATAGACAAAAGAACAAAACATTCCAGCCAATTGGGAAGAGTGGGAAATGGCTGGGATATATAAAGACACTGCTGCATTGTGGAGtcaaggaaggagaaggggacTTCCTATTCACAGGCAGCATGCACTTTGGTGAGGCCCAACTAGGCTGTGCTCCCCGATATAAGGACTTCAGAAGGATCTACAAAGAAGCAAGAGACAAAGGGGAAAACCCTTGTGAACTGACTACAGATTGA